In a single window of the Atlantibacter hermannii genome:
- the yieE gene encoding phosphopantetheinyl transferase codes for MATHFARGTLSTDQTLSPRLCAASLDQANQLPEHRRQRFLASRSLLAEMMFRFFGIKTLPAIHTNPQGKPQFRDRDLADFSIAYAGNMVGVALTTEGYCGLDMALQRTTRGYTLPNTGDQSFPFTSNEATWISNQHDAEEAKTQLVTLRHSLLKMIGEKNETSDAVQLQPAAGKLRVH; via the coding sequence ATGGCAACGCACTTTGCTCGAGGAACGCTGAGCACCGACCAAACGCTATCACCCCGACTGTGTGCCGCCAGTCTTGACCAGGCTAATCAGTTACCGGAGCACCGGCGCCAGCGTTTTTTAGCGTCGCGTTCATTACTTGCCGAAATGATGTTCCGGTTTTTCGGCATTAAAACACTCCCCGCTATTCACACCAACCCGCAAGGCAAACCGCAGTTCCGGGATCGCGATCTGGCGGATTTTTCAATCGCGTACGCCGGGAACATGGTGGGTGTGGCGCTGACGACCGAAGGATATTGCGGCCTCGATATGGCACTACAGCGCACCACGCGCGGGTATACGCTGCCCAATACCGGCGATCAGTCCTTTCCTTTCACCAGCAACGAAGCGACGTGGATCTCTAATCAACATGATGCAGAGGAAGCAAAAACGCAGCTGGTCACGCTGCGCCATAGTCTGTTGAAAATGATCGGTGAGAAGAATGAGACATCCGATGCGGTACAGCTTCAGCCCGCCGCAGGTAAATTACGCGTCCATTAA
- the pstA gene encoding phosphate ABC transporter permease, whose product MATIEWQTSQELAESRRKMQARRRAKNRIALTLSMATMAFGLFWLIWILVSTITRGFDGMSLALFTEMTPPPNTAGGGLANALAGSGLLIFWATAFGTPLGIMAGIYLAEYGRKSWLAEVIRFINDILLSAPSIVVGLFVYTIVVAQMEHFSGWAGVIALALLQVPIVIRTTENMLKLVPDSLREAAYALGTPKWKMISAITLKASVSGIITGVLLAVARIAGETAPLLFTALSNQFWSTDMMQPLANLPVTIFKFAMSPFAEWQQLAWAGVLIITLCVLLLNIIARVLFAKSKHG is encoded by the coding sequence ATGGCCACCATCGAATGGCAAACTTCTCAGGAACTGGCGGAATCGCGTCGTAAAATGCAGGCGCGTCGTCGCGCCAAAAACCGCATAGCGCTGACGTTATCAATGGCCACCATGGCCTTCGGTCTGTTCTGGCTGATCTGGATTTTGGTATCGACTATCACCCGCGGCTTCGACGGCATGTCGCTGGCGCTGTTTACCGAAATGACACCGCCGCCGAATACCGCAGGCGGCGGTCTGGCGAACGCCCTGGCTGGCAGTGGTTTACTGATTTTCTGGGCGACCGCGTTCGGTACGCCGCTGGGGATCATGGCGGGCATCTATCTGGCGGAATATGGCCGCAAGTCCTGGCTCGCTGAAGTGATTCGTTTTATTAACGACATCCTGCTGTCCGCGCCGTCAATCGTTGTTGGCCTGTTTGTTTACACCATTGTGGTGGCGCAGATGGAGCACTTCTCCGGCTGGGCGGGCGTGATCGCGCTGGCGTTGCTGCAGGTGCCGATTGTTATCCGCACCACGGAAAACATGCTGAAGCTGGTGCCGGACAGCCTGCGTGAAGCGGCCTACGCGCTGGGAACACCAAAATGGAAAATGATTTCCGCGATCACCCTGAAAGCCTCGGTTTCCGGGATTATCACTGGTGTTCTGCTGGCCGTGGCGCGTATTGCCGGTGAGACCGCGCCGCTGTTGTTTACCGCGCTGTCTAACCAGTTCTGGAGCACCGATATGATGCAGCCGCTGGCGAACCTGCCGGTGACCATCTTTAAATTTGCTATGAGCCCGTTTGCCGAATGGCAACAGCTGGCCTGGGCCGGGGTATTGATTATCACCCTCTGCGTCCTGTTACTGAACATCATTGCGCGCGTACTGTTCGCGAAAAGCAAACACGGTTAA
- the azr gene encoding putative NADPH-dependent FMN reductase, giving the protein MSESLKVVTLLGSLRKGSFNAMVARTLPKLAPAGMEITALPTIADIPLYDADIQQEEGFPQSVEAIAAQIRDADGVVIVTPEYNYSVPGGLKNAIDWLSRLPEQPLAGKPVLIQTSSMGAIGGARCQYHLRQILVFLDAMVMNKPEFMGGVIQNKVDTQTGEVIDQSTLDHLTGQLTAFGEFIQRVRN; this is encoded by the coding sequence ATGTCTGAATCGCTAAAAGTTGTGACACTACTGGGAAGCCTGCGTAAAGGCTCGTTTAATGCCATGGTCGCCCGCACGCTGCCGAAGCTGGCGCCGGCGGGCATGGAAATCACGGCGCTGCCGACCATTGCGGATATTCCGCTGTATGATGCCGATATCCAGCAGGAAGAAGGTTTTCCTCAAAGCGTGGAAGCGATCGCGGCACAAATCCGCGACGCTGATGGCGTAGTAATAGTGACGCCGGAATATAACTATTCGGTACCAGGCGGCCTGAAAAACGCCATCGACTGGCTGTCGCGTCTGCCTGAGCAGCCGCTGGCAGGCAAACCGGTATTAATCCAGACCAGCTCGATGGGCGCCATTGGCGGCGCACGCTGCCAGTATCACCTGCGCCAGATCCTGGTGTTTCTTGACGCCATGGTGATGAACAAACCGGAGTTTATGGGCGGAGTGATTCAGAACAAAGTGGATACCCAGACGGGTGAGGTGATCGACCAGAGCACGCTGGACCATCTGACCGGGCAGTTAACGGCGTTTGGGGAGTTTATTCAGCGAGTGCGTAACTGA
- the yidC gene encoding 60 kDa inner-membrane protein has product MLMGSVELRHAPFALWIHDLSAQDPYYILPILMGVTMFFIQKMSPTTVTDPMQQKIMTFMPVIFTVFFLWFPSGLVLYYIVSNLVTILQQQLIYRGLEKRGLHSREKKSS; this is encoded by the coding sequence ATGCTGATGGGCTCTGTCGAATTGCGTCATGCGCCGTTCGCTCTGTGGATCCATGACTTGTCAGCCCAGGACCCGTACTACATTCTGCCGATCCTGATGGGCGTGACGATGTTCTTCATCCAGAAGATGTCGCCGACCACCGTGACCGACCCGATGCAGCAAAAGATCATGACCTTTATGCCGGTCATCTTTACGGTCTTCTTCCTGTGGTTCCCGTCAGGTCTGGTGCTGTACTATATCGTCAGTAACCTGGTGACCATCCTTCAGCAGCAACTGATTTATCGTGGTCTGGAGAAACGTGGCCTGCACAGCCGCGAGAAGAAAAGCTCCTAA
- the purP gene encoding putative permease: MDTSAVFVTTCLIAAFGSILMGLFANLPVALAPAMGLNAFFAFVVVGAMGLSWQIGMGAIFWGAVGLLILTIFRVRYWMIANIPVSLRVGITSGIGLFIGMMGLKNAGIIVANPETLVTIGNLTSHSTLLGALGFFIIAILASRNIHAAVLVSIVVTTLLGWMLGDVQYHGIVSAPPSVMSVVGQVDLAGSLNIGLAGVIFSFMLVNLFDSSGTLIGVTDKAGLTDEKGRFPRMKQALYVDSISSVTGSFIGTSSVTAYIESSSGVSVGGRTGLTAVIVGLLFLLVIFLSPLAGMVPAYAAAGALIYVGVLMTSSLARVKWDDLTEAVPAFITAVMMPFSFSITEGIALGFISYCVMKVFTAASAT, translated from the coding sequence ATGGATACCAGCGCCGTCTTTGTTACTACCTGTCTGATCGCCGCTTTCGGCAGTATCCTGATGGGTTTATTCGCCAACCTTCCAGTGGCGCTGGCGCCTGCGATGGGCCTTAACGCCTTCTTCGCTTTTGTGGTGGTGGGGGCGATGGGCCTCTCATGGCAGATTGGCATGGGCGCGATCTTTTGGGGCGCTGTCGGCCTGCTGATCCTGACCATTTTCCGCGTGCGTTACTGGATGATCGCCAATATCCCGGTTAGCCTGCGCGTGGGTATCACCAGCGGTATCGGTCTGTTTATCGGCATGATGGGCCTGAAAAACGCCGGGATCATCGTGGCGAACCCGGAAACGCTGGTGACCATCGGCAACCTGACGTCGCATTCCACGCTGCTGGGCGCGCTGGGCTTCTTTATCATCGCCATTCTGGCGTCACGGAATATCCATGCTGCGGTGCTGGTGTCTATCGTTGTCACCACCCTGCTGGGCTGGATGCTGGGCGATGTGCAGTACCACGGCATTGTTTCCGCTCCGCCAAGCGTGATGAGTGTGGTAGGCCAGGTGGATCTGGCGGGCTCGCTGAATATCGGCCTGGCTGGCGTGATTTTCTCGTTTATGCTGGTAAACCTGTTTGACTCCTCCGGTACGCTGATTGGCGTAACGGACAAAGCGGGTCTGACCGATGAAAAAGGCCGCTTCCCGCGCATGAAACAGGCGCTGTACGTAGACAGCATCTCGTCGGTGACCGGCTCGTTTATCGGCACGTCTTCCGTGACTGCGTATATTGAATCGTCTTCAGGCGTATCTGTGGGCGGGCGTACCGGTCTGACCGCAGTGATTGTCGGCCTGCTGTTCCTGCTGGTGATTTTCCTGTCGCCGCTGGCGGGAATGGTGCCGGCCTACGCGGCTGCCGGCGCGCTGATTTACGTGGGCGTGTTGATGACTTCAAGCCTTGCGCGCGTGAAGTGGGACGATCTGACAGAAGCGGTGCCTGCGTTTATCACTGCCGTGATGATGCCGTTTAGCTTCTCTATCACAGAAGGCATTGCGCTGGGCTTTATCTCCTACTGCGTTATGAAAGTGTTCACGGCCGCTTCCGCGACCTGA
- the yfbT_2 gene encoding putative phosphatase yields the protein MSRIDAVFFDCDGTLVDSEVICSKAYVHMFAQYGIQLDLEEVHKTFKGIKLYEIIDTISNQHGVNLNKADLEAVYRAEVARLFDSELVEIDGAAELLKIMTVPMCIVSNGPVTKMQHSLGKTGMLDHFPERLYSGYDIQRWKPDPAIMHHAADAMRVDVKNCVLVDDSSAGAMAGVAAGMEVYYFCADPHNKPIDHPKVTAFTDLSQLPELWRARGWNITR from the coding sequence ATGTCCCGGATTGATGCGGTATTTTTTGACTGTGATGGCACGTTAGTGGACAGCGAAGTGATCTGTTCTAAAGCTTACGTGCATATGTTTGCGCAATATGGCATCCAGCTCGACCTGGAGGAGGTACACAAGACCTTCAAGGGGATAAAGCTCTACGAGATTATTGATACCATCAGCAATCAGCACGGCGTTAATCTGAACAAAGCCGATCTTGAAGCAGTCTATCGTGCCGAAGTGGCTCGCCTGTTTGACAGTGAGCTGGTGGAAATCGACGGGGCGGCTGAGCTGCTGAAAATCATGACAGTGCCGATGTGTATCGTCTCTAACGGCCCGGTCACCAAAATGCAGCACTCGCTGGGTAAAACCGGCATGCTCGACCATTTCCCGGAGCGGCTGTACAGCGGTTACGATATTCAGCGCTGGAAGCCCGATCCGGCGATAATGCACCATGCCGCTGATGCGATGCGGGTGGATGTGAAAAACTGCGTGCTGGTTGATGACTCGTCAGCGGGCGCGATGGCCGGCGTTGCGGCAGGTATGGAGGTGTATTACTTCTGCGCCGATCCGCACAATAAACCGATCGACCATCCGAAGGTAACAGCGTTTACCGACCTGTCACAGTTGCCTGAACTGTGGCGTGCACGCGGCTGGAATATCACCCGCTAG
- the pstB gene encoding ATP-binding component of high-affinity phosphate-specific ABC transport system: MSMVDKTPGKIQVRDLNFYYGKFHALKNISLDIAKNEVTAFIGPSGCGKSTLLRTFNKMFELYPEQRAEGEIMLDGENILNQSQDIALLRAKVGMVFQKPTPFPMSIYDNIAFGVRLFEKLSRSDMDERVQWALTKAALWNETKDKLHQSGYSLSGGQQQRLCIARGIAIRPEVLLLDEPCSALDPISTGRIEELITELKQDYTVVIVTHNMQQAARCSDHTAFMYLGELIEFSNTDDIFTKPKMKQTEDYITGRYG; this comes from the coding sequence ATGAGTATGGTTGATAAGACCCCCGGTAAAATTCAGGTTCGTGATTTGAACTTCTATTACGGGAAATTCCATGCCCTGAAGAATATCAGTCTGGATATCGCCAAAAACGAAGTGACGGCCTTTATCGGGCCGTCCGGTTGCGGCAAATCCACACTGCTGCGCACCTTCAACAAAATGTTCGAGCTCTATCCGGAACAGCGTGCGGAAGGCGAGATCATGCTGGATGGCGAAAACATCCTGAACCAGTCTCAGGATATCGCCCTGCTGCGCGCCAAAGTCGGTATGGTATTCCAGAAGCCGACGCCGTTCCCGATGTCGATTTACGACAACATCGCGTTCGGCGTACGCCTGTTTGAAAAGCTGTCACGTAGCGATATGGACGAGCGCGTACAGTGGGCGTTGACCAAAGCCGCATTATGGAATGAAACCAAAGATAAATTGCACCAGAGCGGGTACTCTCTTTCCGGTGGTCAGCAGCAGCGTTTATGCATTGCGCGTGGTATCGCAATCCGCCCGGAAGTCCTTTTGCTGGATGAACCTTGTTCAGCGCTCGACCCGATCTCAACTGGCCGTATCGAAGAGTTAATCACCGAGCTCAAGCAGGATTACACCGTGGTTATCGTCACGCATAACATGCAGCAGGCGGCGCGTTGTTCAGACCACACTGCGTTTATGTATCTTGGCGAACTGATCGAATTCAGCAACACGGATGACATCTTTACTAAGCCGAAGATGAAGCAAACGGAAGATTACATTACTGGCCGCTACGGTTGA
- the trmE gene encoding tRNA modification GTPase TrmE: MSQNDTIVAQATPPGRGGVGILRISGLKARDVAQAVLGKLPKPRYADYLPFRDVDNTALDQGIALWFPGPNSFTGEDVLELQGHGGPVILDLLLKRILTIPGVRIAKPGEFSERAFLNDKLDLAQAEAIADLIDASSEQAARSALNSLQGAFSTRVNQLVEALTHLRIYVEAAIDFPDEEIDFLSDGKIEAQLNDVMADLDAVRAEARQGSLLREGMKVVIAGRPNAGKSSLLNALAGREAAIVTDIAGTTRDVLREHIHIDGMPLHIIDTAGLREASDEVERIGIERAWQEIEQADRVLFMVDGTTTDATDPAAIWPDFIARLPQKLPITVVRNKADITGEPQGLSEVNGHSLIRLSARTGNGVDVLRDHLKHSMGFDTNMEGGFLARRRHLQALETAAQHLEQGKAQLLGAWAGELLAEELRLAQQSLSEITGEFTSDDLLGRIFSSFCIGK; this comes from the coding sequence ATGAGCCAAAACGACACAATCGTCGCCCAGGCCACGCCTCCGGGACGTGGCGGCGTGGGTATTTTGCGGATCTCCGGCCTGAAAGCACGTGACGTGGCTCAGGCGGTGCTGGGCAAACTCCCGAAGCCGCGCTATGCCGACTATCTGCCGTTTCGCGACGTGGATAATACGGCCCTCGATCAGGGTATCGCCCTGTGGTTTCCTGGCCCTAACTCCTTTACCGGCGAAGACGTGCTGGAATTACAGGGCCACGGCGGCCCGGTAATCCTCGACCTGCTGTTAAAGCGCATCCTGACCATCCCCGGCGTACGTATCGCGAAGCCCGGTGAGTTTTCCGAGCGTGCGTTCCTGAACGATAAGCTCGATTTAGCCCAGGCCGAAGCGATTGCCGACCTCATTGATGCCAGCTCTGAACAGGCGGCACGTTCAGCGCTTAACTCGTTGCAGGGCGCGTTCTCTACCCGCGTTAATCAGCTTGTGGAAGCACTTACTCACCTGCGCATCTATGTGGAAGCGGCTATCGACTTCCCGGATGAGGAAATCGACTTCCTTTCTGACGGCAAAATCGAAGCGCAGCTCAACGACGTGATGGCCGATCTGGACGCGGTACGCGCCGAAGCGCGCCAGGGCAGTCTGCTGCGTGAAGGGATGAAAGTCGTGATTGCCGGTCGTCCCAACGCCGGGAAATCGAGCCTGTTGAACGCGCTGGCGGGCCGCGAAGCGGCTATCGTTACGGATATCGCCGGGACCACCCGCGATGTACTGCGCGAGCATATCCATATTGACGGTATGCCGCTGCATATCATTGATACCGCCGGTCTGCGCGAAGCCAGCGATGAAGTAGAGCGTATCGGCATCGAACGCGCCTGGCAGGAAATCGAACAGGCTGACCGGGTACTGTTTATGGTGGACGGCACCACCACAGACGCCACCGATCCGGCGGCGATTTGGCCCGATTTTATCGCCCGTCTGCCGCAGAAATTACCGATTACCGTGGTGCGTAATAAAGCCGATATTACCGGCGAGCCTCAGGGATTAAGCGAAGTAAATGGTCACTCACTTATTCGCCTTTCTGCCCGTACCGGTAACGGTGTGGACGTGCTGCGCGATCATCTGAAACACAGCATGGGGTTCGACACCAATATGGAAGGCGGCTTCCTGGCGCGTCGTCGTCATCTGCAGGCGCTGGAAACCGCAGCCCAACATCTGGAACAAGGCAAAGCGCAGCTGCTTGGCGCATGGGCCGGAGAACTGCTGGCGGAAGAACTGCGTCTCGCCCAGCAGAGCCTGAGCGAAATCACCGGCGAATTTACCTCCGATGATTTGCTGGGGCGGATTTTCTCCAGCTTCTGTATCGGTAAGTAA
- the phoU gene encoding phosphate transport system regulatory protein PhoU has translation MDNLNLNKHISGQFNAELENIRTQVMTMGGLVEQQLSDAITAMHNQDGELAKRVIEGDQQVNMMEVAIDEACVRIIAKRQPTASDLRLVMAIIKTIAELERIGDVADKICRTALEKFSQQHQPLLVSLESLGRHTVQMLHDVLDAFARMDLEEAVRIYREDKKVDQEYEGIVRQLMTYMMEDSRTIPSVLTALFCARSIERIGDRCQNICEYIFYFVKGQDFRHVGGDELDKLLAGRDPKE, from the coding sequence ATGGACAATCTTAATCTTAATAAACACATTTCAGGTCAGTTTAATGCGGAGCTGGAAAACATCCGTACCCAGGTAATGACCATGGGCGGGCTGGTGGAACAACAGCTTTCTGACGCTATTACTGCCATGCACAATCAGGACGGCGAACTGGCGAAGCGCGTGATTGAGGGCGACCAGCAGGTCAACATGATGGAAGTCGCCATCGATGAAGCCTGTGTGCGTATTATTGCGAAGCGGCAGCCCACCGCCAGTGACCTGCGTCTGGTCATGGCGATCATTAAGACCATCGCCGAGCTGGAGCGTATTGGGGACGTGGCGGATAAGATTTGCCGCACCGCGCTGGAGAAATTCTCCCAGCAGCATCAACCGCTGTTAGTCAGCCTGGAATCTCTGGGCCGCCACACCGTTCAGATGCTGCATGATGTGCTGGATGCTTTCGCCCGTATGGACCTGGAAGAAGCGGTGCGTATTTATCGTGAAGATAAAAAAGTGGACCAGGAATATGAAGGCATCGTGCGCCAGCTGATGACCTATATGATGGAAGACTCGCGCACCATTCCAAGCGTGCTGACCGCCCTGTTCTGCGCCCGTTCCATCGAGCGTATCGGCGATCGCTGCCAGAATATTTGTGAGTACATTTTCTACTTCGTGAAGGGCCAGGATTTCCGTCACGTTGGCGGGGATGAGCTGGACAAGCTGCTGGCGGGTCGGGACCCGAAAGAATAA
- a CDS encoding phosphopantetheinyl transferase, translated as MRYSFSPPQVNYASINCPQIEAFCDAEDILIWSVAVSPAIDTLTLWQFHQQNWKRLPDIATRRNDEASRLMRFTSLPHEKTHILNHPHSLTSGSHHV; from the coding sequence ATGCGGTACAGCTTCAGCCCGCCGCAGGTAAATTACGCGTCCATTAACTGCCCGCAAATAGAGGCATTTTGCGATGCGGAAGACATTTTGATTTGGTCAGTCGCCGTCTCGCCCGCTATTGATACGCTGACACTCTGGCAATTCCATCAACAGAACTGGAAGCGCCTGCCGGATATCGCCACGCGCCGTAATGACGAAGCCTCGCGCCTGATGCGTTTTACCAGTTTGCCGCATGAAAAAACGCATATACTCAATCATCCGCATTCTTTAACGTCCGGGAGTCATCATGTCTGA
- the pstC gene encoding phosphate transporter permease subunit PstC codes for MAATKPAFTPPGKNGDMIFSALVKLAALIVLLLMGGIIVSLVISSWPSIQKFGFSFLWTKEWDAPNDIYGALVPIYGTLVTSFIALLIAVPVSFGIALFLTELAPNWLKRPLGIAIELLAAIPSIVYGMWGLFIFAPLFATYFQEPVGNVLSAIPFIGALFSGPAFGIGILAAGVILAIMIIPYIAAVMRDVFEQTPVMMKESAYGIGCTTWEVIWRIVLPFTKNGVIGGVMLGLGRALGETMAVTFIIGNTYQLDSASLYMPGNSITSALANEFAEAESGLHVAALMELGLILFVITFIVLAISKVMIMRLAKNEGAR; via the coding sequence ATGGCTGCCACTAAGCCTGCATTTACCCCTCCGGGGAAAAACGGTGACATGATATTCAGCGCGCTGGTTAAACTGGCTGCGCTGATTGTGCTATTGCTGATGGGCGGCATTATCGTGTCCCTGGTCATCTCCTCATGGCCAAGCATTCAAAAATTCGGCTTCTCCTTCCTGTGGACCAAAGAGTGGGACGCACCGAATGATATCTACGGCGCATTAGTGCCGATCTACGGTACCCTGGTCACGTCGTTTATCGCCCTGCTGATTGCCGTGCCGGTGAGCTTTGGTATCGCCCTGTTTCTGACCGAACTGGCGCCGAACTGGCTGAAGCGTCCGCTGGGTATTGCGATTGAACTGCTGGCCGCGATCCCCAGTATCGTTTATGGCATGTGGGGGCTGTTCATTTTCGCGCCGCTGTTTGCCACGTATTTTCAGGAGCCGGTGGGCAACGTGCTCTCCGCGATCCCGTTCATTGGCGCGCTGTTTTCCGGCCCAGCGTTTGGTATCGGCATCCTGGCTGCGGGCGTTATCCTCGCCATCATGATCATTCCGTACATTGCGGCGGTGATGCGTGATGTGTTTGAGCAAACGCCGGTGATGATGAAAGAGTCCGCCTACGGCATCGGTTGTACGACCTGGGAAGTGATCTGGCGCATCGTGCTGCCGTTCACCAAAAACGGCGTGATTGGCGGCGTGATGCTGGGCCTGGGCCGCGCGCTCGGCGAAACCATGGCAGTGACCTTTATCATCGGTAACACCTACCAGCTCGACAGCGCATCGCTGTATATGCCGGGCAACAGTATTACCTCCGCGCTGGCGAACGAGTTCGCTGAAGCCGAATCCGGCCTGCATGTCGCGGCGTTAATGGAGCTGGGTCTGATCCTGTTCGTGATTACCTTTATCGTGCTGGCGATTTCTAAAGTGATGATTATGCGTCTGGCGAAAAACGAGGGGGCACGCTAA